A window of the Zeugodacus cucurbitae isolate PBARC_wt_2022May chromosome 2, idZeuCucr1.2, whole genome shotgun sequence genome harbors these coding sequences:
- the LOC105213145 gene encoding uncharacterized protein LOC105213145, whose protein sequence is MTTRISRSYLHSCLKVPIDPCNNCPAPIYNRPKMCLGRLTTTPLSGATKSAKTIDFENVDAALVNSGIRSLAKLYDSIPDYNDINHLPNKEFYTTLDTLRSTCCELRTKSAQTCIVEESPSTSSLSSHCANRKRMRSTKLRKNRPSTVSVCGKRKAGKCKVQEEITRPQYRLGTPFDISSKIDFAKKSDVKSYKKEFYDEIKAFQKTLEDFETELENRHINDPITECKLKNVKSEKFVNMGNYTKKYTDKPPVTPDVRSFRNFCKQTDENARPCSKASVGLGNFLKKSFSFDDINRIGDCKQHENTEDKNRLDKPSETQIIISHTPLKYSSYFSQKTSIVSPENVPPKIVIESPTEQSNSTKTTGRSSSGRKKKSKNKKQEKDFQVPFTIFNLDTKKEIRKHVTPSPIHPVARPNLAATLRAEVSKKKLKELKNNCTYYDDTPQFDWEVRKTPAWKSLSLNETHKEILSMRLATRKAEQAMQKREYELNMELMRQRVKSAPLLLEGATFWGPHIGKLTHTCQREGERHCCQSKQLKSRSKSADSRRLCTHEGIGSQSSQRSSKLNFLHKTYGGSSKVRRRSSTQTPMKRNTEQSDNKQSVEQPPIVNDSGDELSSLDRAFL, encoded by the exons ATGACTACGCGGATTAGTAGATCCTATTTACATTCCTGCTTAAAAGTGCCCATTGACCCATGTAATAATTGTCCAGCGCCAATTTATAATCGTCCAAAGATGTGTCTGGGTCGACTAACAACGACTCCATTAAGCGGTGCAACAAAATCGGCCAAAACTATTGACTTCGAAAATGTAGACGCAGCATTGGTTAACAGTGGCATACGTTCCTTGGCGAAACTATACGATAGTATTCCAG ATTACAATGACATCAATCATTTACCGAATAAAGAATTCTACACTACATTGGACACCTTGCGATCTACTTGTTGTGAGTTGCGAACCAAGTCAGCACAAACCTGTATAGTGGAAGAGAGTCCCTCAACGTCTTCTCTATCTTCTCACTGTGCCAACAGAAAACGTATGAGGTCAACCAAATTGAGAAAGAATAGACCCTCCACTGTCAGTGTTTGTGGCAAAAGAAAAGCTGGGAAGTGTAAAGTACAAGAGGAAATTACACGGCCTCAATATAGGTTGGGAACTCCTTTTGATATTAGCTCCAAAATAGACTTTGCAAAGAAGAGTGATGTAAAGAG TTATAAAAAAGAGTTTTACGATGAAATAAAGGCATTTCAAAAAACATTGGAAGATTTCGAAACAGAACTAGAAAATCGCCATATAAACGATCCCATAACAGAATGCAAGCTGAAGAATgttaaaagtgaaaagtttgTTAATATGGGAAACTATACCAAAAAATACACAGATAA ACCCCCAGTTACACCGGATGTTAGGAGTTTTCGTAATTTCTGTAAGCAAACCGATGAAAACGCACGCCCCTGCTCTAAAGCGAGTGTGGGTTTaggaaattttctaaaaaagtcTTTCTCCTTCGATGACATCAATAGAATAGGAGATTGCAAGCAACATGAAAACACAGAAGACAAAAATCGGTTGGATAAACCATCGGAAACGCAAATTATCATAAGTCATACTCCCTTAAAATACAGTAGTTATTTTTCGCAAAAGACAAGCAT TGTATCACCTGAAAATGTTCCACCGAAAATTGTTATCGAATCACCAACTGAACAAAGTAATTCTACGAAGACAACAGGTCGATCAAGTAGTGGACGAAAAAAGAAGAGCAAGaataaaaagcaagaaaaagatTTTCAAGTACCATTTACAATATTCAATCTGGATACAAAAAAGGAAATTAGAAAG CATGTCACACCATCACCTATACATCCGGTAGCGCGACCAAATCTCGCAGCCACCTTAAGAGCTGAGGTatccaaaaagaaattgaaagaactgaaaaacaattgtactTATTACGATGACACACCACAATTTGATTGGGAAGTGCGGAAAACGCCAGCCTGGAAATCCCTATCTCTCAA TGAAACGCATAAGGAAATTCTCTCAATGCGTTTGGCCACCCGTAAGGCCGAACAGGCAATGCAAAAACGTGAATATGAACTTAATATGGAATTGATGCGTCAACGTGTGAAGTCGGCACCACTGCTTTTGGAAGGTGCCACATTTTGGGGTCCTCATATTGGAAAATTAACACATACTTGTCAACGTGAAGGAGAAAGACACTGCTGCCAATCGAAGCAACTTAAATCGCGCAGTAAAAGTGCAGACAGTCGACGTTTATGCACCCATGAAGGTATTGGTAGTCAGTCCAGTCAGAGAagtagtaaattaaattttctgcaTAAAACTTATGGTGGAAGTTCAAAAGTACGCAGACGCAGTTCTACACAAACGCCTATGAAAAGAAATACTGAACAATCTGATAACAAGCAAAGTGTTGAGCAGCCACCAATAGTGAATGATAGTGGTGATGAACTGTCTAGTTTGGATAGAGCGTTCTTGtag
- the LOC105213143 gene encoding enolase-phosphatase E1, producing the protein MPEFTVKLILSDIEGTTTSISFVKDVLFPYAKAHSKAFLEETWDDAETQRIVQDLRKLPQYKEYLGVGDEQPTASLVNVASFVKYLIEKDLKLGPLKTLQGLVWAKGYENGNIKGHIYDDVLPAFKRWHEAGIRIAIYSSGSVKAQQLLFGQTEMGNLLPYISGHYDTAVGHKQQKESYVNIARDLDLLAEDILFLTDIVKEAEAAHDAGMQAVLLNRPGNAPLTDDDKTAFTFVDNFDNLKINLKK; encoded by the exons atgCCTGAATTCACAGTGAAATTAATACTCAGCGATATTGAGGGAACAACGACATCCATTAGTTTTGTAAAG GATGTGCTCTTCCCCTATGCAAAAGCTCATTCCAAAGCATTTCTGGAGGAGACTTGGGACGATGCCGAAACTCAACGTATTGTTCAGGATCTACGGAAACTACCACAATACAAAGAGTACTTGGGAGTAGGTGATGAACAACCCACCGCTTCCCTCGTCAATGTAGCTAGTTTTGTTAAATATCTTATAGAAAAAGATCTTAAATTAGGACCATTGAAAACTCTGCAGGGATTAGTATGGGCGAAAGGTTACGAAAACGGCAACATAAAGGGACA CATTTATGACGATGTGCTGCCAGCTTTTAAGAGATGGCATGAGGCTGGCATACGCATTGCTATTTATTCTAGTGGTAGTGTAAAGGCGCAGCAACTACTATTTGGTCAAACAGAGATGGGAAATTTGCTGCCCTACATTAGTGGTCATTATGATACAGCCGTTGGTCATAAGCAACAAAAAGAGTCTTATGTTAATATTGCCAGAGATCTGGATTTATTAGCTGAAGACATACTGTTTCTAACTGATATAGTAAAag AGGCAGAAGCAGCTCATGATGCTGGAATGCAGGCTGTTTTACTGAATCGGCCAGGGAATGCGCCTTTAACTGACGATGATAAAACTGCATTTACGTTTGTTGATAATTTTGATAACTTGaagataaatttgaaaaagtaa